The Populus trichocarpa isolate Nisqually-1 chromosome 2, P.trichocarpa_v4.1, whole genome shotgun sequence genome has a window encoding:
- the LOC18096115 gene encoding 50S ribosomal protein L31, chloroplastic, whose protein sequence is MALSLTNTFLQTKPISLPLPPIKKVKVSAAGNYGLQVTCRKKEIHPEFYQDAKVYCNGELVLTTGGTKQEYVVDVWSGNHPFYLGNRSGVLVDADQVEKFRKKYEGLSQIMEIPVLKGEVILPSRKKSSAGKGGKKK, encoded by the exons ATGGCACTTAGTCTGACTAACACTTTCCTCCAAACCAAACCAATCTCCCTTCCTCTCCCACCCATCAAAAAG GTGAAAGTGAGTGCGGCAGGGAATTACGGGCTGCAAGTGACGTGCAGGAAGAAAGAAATACACCCAGAGTTCTATCAAGACGCCAAGGTGTATTGCAATGGAGAGCTAGTGTTGACAACAGGTGGGACCAAGCAAGAGTACGTGGTGGATGTGTGGTCAGGCAACCATCCGTTTTACCTCGGAAATCGGTCCGGTGTTCTCGTAGATGCTGACCAGGTGGAGAAGTTCCGTAAGAAATACGAAGGGCTTTCGCAGATTATGGAAATTCCTGTACTTAAAGGTGAGGTTATTTTGCCTAGCAGGAAAAAATCTTCTGCTGGTAAAGGGGGCAAGAAGAAGTAG
- the LOC7479730 gene encoding uncharacterized protein LOC7479730, with the protein MSSFEFDKVMKAEKADAMRRYNRKRYSYYFLEAVGALVLLWCSFSCFPVITQIASHYLSYSNRKIYVFVLANMFIILIVYLSSTTAHNNDQNDTPFQTDIYDEYVSFSTNSSPRWKTTTHEDKQLVVSSLLEKPVQVEEKDLPVRETDTFYEDKQIVCWEKTVDAAKVEVEEKPVRDLTLLKEQKRCRRTRSARSGKENRECSREFGRSETETGSWETSSVIKTSTRLNYNTPAAAKKSMPEMDNDEFRHAIETFIADKKKILREESIAMLSEEKEEYLAINYR; encoded by the coding sequence ATGTCGTCCTTTGAATTTGACAAAGTGATGAAGGCTGAGAAAGCCGATGCTATGAGAAGGTACAACAGAAAGAGATACTCTTACTACTTTTTGGAAGCAGTGGGAGCTTTAGTCTTGCTTTGGTGCTCCTTCTCTTGCTTCCCTGTCATAACACAAATCGCCTCTCATTATCTCTCCTATTCTAACCGGAAAATCTATGTTTTTGTGCTCGCAAACATGTTCATAATTCTAATTGTCTATCTTTCATCCACAACAGCCCACAACAATGACCAAAACGACACCCCATTCCAAACCGATATCTACGACGAATACGTTTCCTTCTCCACCAACTCCTCTCCTCGTTGGAAAACAACAACCCACGAGGACAAACAGTTGGTTGTTTCGTCGTTGCTAGAGAAACCAGTTCAGGTAGAGGAGAAGGATCTTCCAGTCCGTGAGACAGATACCTTTTACGAAGACAAACAAATAGTCTGCTGGGAGAAAACTGTTGATGCTGCCAAAGTTGAAGTGGAGGAGAAGCCAGTTCGTGATCTTACGCTATTGAAAGAGCAGAAGCGTTGCAGGAGGACGCGATCAGCGCGGAGTGGAAAAGAGAATAGGGAATGTTCACGAGAGTTTGGAAGATCGGAGACAGAGACTGGAAGCTGGGAAACGTCGTCTGTGATCAAGACCAGTACTCGCCTTAATTATAACACTCCGGCCGCCGCGAAAAAGTCGATGCCGGAGATGGATAATGACGAATTTAGGCATGCCATTGAGACGTTTATTGCTGATAAGAAGAAGAttttgagagaggagagtaTTGCGATGTTAAGTGAGGAGAAGGAAGAGTATTTGGCTATTAATTATAggtga
- the LOC7471940 gene encoding abscisic acid 8'-hydroxylase 1 has translation MLPLSSYMLSCLCFYTVLLLGSLFLLYLGFFKMLGYRNRIAEADIPPGSCGLPLIGETIQFMAAMNNGRGFYDFVRARRLRYGNCFKTNILGLAQVFVSSTESAKIILNNESGKFTKRYIKSIAELVGDQSLLCASHGHHKLIRSCLTHLFSTSSISVFIKQFDELVVKSLGTWQVGDTIVVLDQATEITFKAMCRMLMSLEDEPKLQMLQEDITHVCEAMLAFPVRFPWTRFYKGLKARKRIMSTLDLIMTERRRCSQGNQKDFMQCLLVEDEKPGSDEAYTMTDTEIKDNILTMIIAGQDTTASAITWMVKYLGENQDVLDTLRAEQLHLAEKISPGPFLTLEDLAEMPYASKVVKESLRMASIVPWFPRLALQDCEIEGFKIKKGWNINVDVKSIHLDPNLYNGPNKFNPTRFNDDSKPYSFLAFGMGARTCLGMNMAKAMMLVFLHRLITTYKWKVIDSDSSIEKWALFSRLKSGCPVQVTRIDNRKDDTSAYGSH, from the exons ATGCTTCCTCTCTCATCTTATATGCTTTCTTGCCTTTGTTTCTACACGGTGCTTCTTCTTGGCAGCTTGTTTCTTTTGTATCTTGGATTCTTTAAGATGCTAGGGTATCGTAACCGGATTGCAGAGGCTGATATCCCACCGGGTAGTTGTGGATTGCCGTTGATCGGAGAGACCATACAGTTCATGGCAGCCATGAATAATGGCAGAGGTTTTTACGACTTCGTCCGAGCTCGCCGTCTAAG GTATGGGAATTGCTTCAAGACCAACATCCTTGGACTGGCACAAGTTTTTGTTTCAAGCACAGAATCGGCTAAGATAATCTTAAATAATGAATCGGGAAAATTCACGAAGAGATACATAAAATCAATCGCAGAGCTTGTGGGAGATCAAAGCCTGCTATGCGCTTCTCATGGACACCACAAACTCATCCGTAGCTGTTTGACACATTTATTCTCAACAAGTTCCATTTCTGTTTTTATCAAACAGTTCGATGAACTGGTTGTGAAAAGTCTTGGCACCTGGCAAGTTGGGGACACAATAGTTGTTCTTGACCAGGCAACCGAG ATAACCTTCAAAGCCATGTGCAGGATGTTGATGAGCTTAGAGGATGAGCCGAAACTACAAATGCTGCAAGAGGACATAACTCATGTCTGTGAAGCAATGCTCGCATTCCCTGTAAGGTTTCCTTGGACTAGATTTTACAAAGGCCTTAAG GCCAGGAAAAGGATTATGAGCACACTGGATTTGATCATGActgaaagaagaagatgctcACAAGGCAATCAAAAAGATTTTATGCAATGCCTATTGGTAGAAGATGAAAAGCCAGGTTCTGATGAGGCCTATACGATGACAGACACAGAGATAAAAGACAACATTTTGACCATGATTATTGCAG GTCAGGATACAACTGCAAGTGCAATCACATGGATGGTCAAGTATCTAGGAGAAAATCAAGATGTTCTAGACACCCTTAGA GCAGAGCAACTTCACCTTGCAGAAAAAATTTCACCAGGGCCATTTCTCACACTGGAAGATCTTGCTGAGATGCCATACGCTTCTAAG GTAGTCAAAGAATCATTAAGGATGGCATCTATAGTACCTTGGTTTCCAAGATTAGCACTTCAAGATTGTGAGATTGAAG GATTTAAGATAAAGAAAGGGTGGAACATTAATGTTGATGTTAAATCAATACACCTTGACCCTAATCTTTACAATGGCCCCAATAAGTTCAATCCTACAAGGTTTAAT GATGACTCAAAGCCATACAGCTTCTTAGCATTTGGGATGGGAGCAAGAACCTGCCTGGGAATGAACATGGCTAAAGCCATGATGCTTGTCTTCCTTCATCGTCTGATCACAACATACAA gtggAAGGTGATAGACTCAGATTCAAGTATTGAGAAATGGGCATTGTTCTCCAGATTAAAAAGTGGCTGTCCGGTTCAAGTAACTCGTATTGATAATAGAAAGGATGATACCTCTGCGTATGGCTCGCATTAA